The proteins below are encoded in one region of Tachypleus tridentatus isolate NWPU-2018 chromosome 4, ASM421037v1, whole genome shotgun sequence:
- the LOC143249356 gene encoding ribosome biogenesis protein BRX1 homolog: MARSKAKRKAHVVEKEEKSDPEIKNVPSSRLSDEPPPKRGKWTNKQRVLIFASRGITFRDRHLMQNLQALLPHSKKESKMEKKDSLFVINEICEMKNCNKSIYFENKKRQDLYMWVSNVPRGPSVKFLVQNVHTMEELKLTGNCLKGSRPLLSFDKNFDKVPHFSLLKELLVQVFGTPNHHPRSQPFTDHVFTFSILDNRIWFRNYQIMEEDGSLVEIGPRFVLNPVKIFEGSFGGPVLYSNPKYISPNVHRAMLKKMASGRYKDRAEHKEYIKNRKPEKSYNLDPLDEIFTTIPPEEAKGIAKKTFFRRKE, translated from the exons ATGGCGAGGAGTAAAGCTAAACGTAAAGCACATGTTGTTGAAAAAGAAGAGAAAAGTGATCCAGAAATTAAAAATGTTCCATCATCGCGGCTATCTGATGAACCACCTCCCAAAAGA GGAAAGTGGACCAATAAGCAGAGAGTACTGATATTTGCATCCAGAGGTATTACTTTTCGTGACCGTCACCTGATGCAAAATTTGCAGGCGTTGCTGCCTCATTCAAAGAAAG Agtcaaaaatggagaaaaaagactcgttgtttgttataaatgag atatgtgaaatgaaaaattgtaataagtctatatattttgaaaataagaaaagacaaGACCTCTACATGTG GGTATCTAATGTACCAAGAGGACCATCTGTTAAGTTTCTTGTTCAGAATG tgCATACAATGGAGGAACTGAAATTAACAGGGAACTGTCTGAAAGGTTCAAGACCTTTGCTTTCATTTGATAAG aATTTTGACAAGGTTCCtcatttttcacttttaaaagAGCTACTAGTACAG GTCTTTGGTACACCAAACCATCATCCTAGAAGTCAACCTTTCACAGATCATGTCTTTACTTTCTCCATTCTTGATAACAGAATCTGGTTCAGAAATTATCAGATAATGGAAGAAGATGGCTCCCTCGTGGAGATTG GACCCAGATTTGTCTTGAATCCAGTTAAGATTTTTGAGGGAAGTTTTGGTGGACCAGTCTTGTACAGTAATCCCAAATACATTTCTCCAAATGTG CATCGGGCAATGCTGAAGAAAATGGCTTCAGGCCGTTATAAGGATCGAGCAGAacataaagaatatataaaaaataggAAGCCTGAAAAGTCGTACAACTTAGACCCTctagatgaaatattcacaacAATACCACCTGAAGAAGCGAAGGGAATTGCCAAGAAGACATTTTTTAGAAGAAAAgaatga